From Chryseobacterium gallinarum, one genomic window encodes:
- a CDS encoding heme/hemin ABC transporter substrate-binding protein, which produces MKKFILAASVLVAVYSCKKTESATKENTTETTSETPKSNNKIVTLSGGITEIVSALGHEKEIVGTDVTSTYPASLKTTAKDLGHVRSMTIEPIMAVNPTLILASDKDINPELLGKIKSSGIKAEVFHQEYTVEGTKKLIADVAKAIGNTEYQKLTDKIDADLKQVQPLSKKPKVLFIYARGNMLMVAGKNTPMASLINLAGGENAVNDFEDFKPLTPEAVIKANPDVLFFFETGLQGAGGNEGALKMPGVSQTNAGKNKKIIAMDGGLVSGFGPRVGEAAVGLNKLLVESTK; this is translated from the coding sequence ATGAAAAAATTTATCCTGGCAGCTTCTGTTCTTGTAGCAGTATATTCCTGCAAAAAAACAGAAAGCGCAACAAAAGAAAATACAACGGAAACTACTTCAGAAACTCCGAAAAGCAATAATAAAATCGTTACATTAAGCGGGGGGATTACGGAAATTGTAAGTGCTTTAGGGCACGAAAAAGAAATTGTGGGAACAGATGTTACCAGTACATATCCTGCATCATTAAAGACTACCGCCAAGGATTTGGGCCATGTAAGGTCGATGACTATTGAGCCGATTATGGCGGTCAACCCTACTTTGATTCTGGCTTCCGATAAAGATATCAACCCGGAACTATTGGGAAAAATCAAATCTTCAGGGATTAAAGCTGAAGTTTTTCATCAGGAATATACAGTGGAAGGAACTAAAAAACTTATTGCTGATGTGGCAAAAGCAATAGGAAATACAGAGTATCAGAAGCTTACCGATAAGATTGACGCAGATTTGAAGCAGGTACAGCCCTTGTCCAAAAAACCAAAAGTATTGTTCATTTATGCAAGAGGAAATATGCTGATGGTGGCAGGTAAAAATACTCCAATGGCCTCCTTGATCAATCTTGCAGGAGGGGAAAATGCAGTGAATGATTTTGAAGATTTCAAGCCATTAACTCCGGAAGCGGTTATAAAAGCTAATCCTGATGTATTGTTCTTCTTCGAAACAGGATTACAGGGAGCAGGAGGAAATGAAGGAGCTCTTAAAATGCCTGGGGTTTCCCAGACGAATGCCGGTAAAAATAAAAAGATCATCGCAATGGATGGAGGTTTGGTTTCAGGATTCGGGCCGAGAGTAGGAGAAGCAGCAGTAGGATTAAACAAATTATTAGTTGAAAGCACAAAGTAA
- a CDS encoding FecCD family ABC transporter permease codes for MKAQSKLYFYMIISTILLAIIAVWSVDTGVYDFGGQSAFEVLGKVIKGDPDLSLSDRYVVWDVRAARIIMAMLIGSMLAVSGTSLQGLFKNPLATGDLIGLTSGATLLAAIAIVLGGHFKEYLPEAIQFSLVGISAFIGSLLSMMLVYRISTSGGKTNVVMMLLTGVAITAIGFSITGFLIYISKDEQLRDLTFWNLGSLAAATWTKNIILAIVLVVAYIILLPKGKALNAMMLGEKDAQHLGINVEKLKKQIIIIVALMVGSCVAFSGTIGFVGLIVPYILRLLFKSNYVFILPLSAVCGSILLLTADTFSRSMVAPSELPIGILTALMGGPIFIAILVKFKKSL; via the coding sequence TTGAAAGCACAAAGTAAATTATACTTTTACATGATCATCAGTACCATATTGCTCGCTATCATAGCAGTATGGTCTGTTGACACCGGGGTTTATGATTTTGGTGGTCAATCTGCATTTGAAGTTTTAGGAAAAGTTATAAAAGGAGATCCTGATTTATCATTGAGTGATCGATATGTGGTTTGGGATGTACGTGCGGCCAGGATTATAATGGCTATGCTGATTGGAAGTATGCTGGCGGTTTCCGGGACGAGCCTGCAGGGGCTTTTCAAGAATCCTTTGGCAACGGGCGATTTAATAGGGCTTACATCGGGAGCAACATTGCTGGCAGCCATTGCGATTGTTTTAGGAGGGCATTTCAAAGAATATCTTCCTGAAGCGATACAATTTTCACTGGTAGGAATCTCGGCTTTCATAGGATCTTTGTTATCAATGATGCTGGTTTATAGAATTTCAACAAGTGGCGGAAAAACCAATGTGGTAATGATGTTGTTAACCGGAGTAGCTATTACGGCAATCGGATTTTCTATTACAGGATTTCTGATTTATATTTCGAAAGATGAGCAGCTTAGGGATTTGACATTCTGGAATTTAGGGAGTCTTGCTGCCGCGACATGGACAAAAAACATTATTTTAGCTATAGTCTTGGTTGTTGCTTATATTATTTTGTTGCCAAAAGGAAAAGCATTGAATGCGATGATGTTAGGTGAAAAAGATGCGCAGCATTTGGGCATTAATGTAGAAAAACTGAAAAAACAGATTATTATCATCGTAGCATTGATGGTGGGAAGCTGTGTTGCATTTTCAGGAACAATTGGTTTTGTAGGCCTTATTGTACCCTATATTTTAAGGCTGTTATTCAAATCCAATTATGTTTTTATACTGCCTTTATCAGCGGTATGCGGAAGCATTTTATTGTTGACTGCAGATACCTTCAGCAGAAGCATGGTTGCCCCTTCGGAATTACCGATCGGGATCCTGACAGCTTTGATGGGAGGGCCTATTTTTATAGCGATTCTGGTTAAATTTAAAAAATCATTGTAA
- a CDS encoding heme ABC transporter ATP-binding protein has product MIKAHQINYKHKEFHILEGIDVSLGYGEFLAIVGPNGAGKSSLLSILADEVRSGKQKVVFKDKPIRNWNVKELSMHKAKFSQHNSNDIPLDVKDVVMMGRYPYFDAQPGQEDFEAMNSMMYETDIFHLKEREYNTLSGGEKQRVHLSRVMAQLQNGIAHKLVFLDEPLNNLDIKHQYKALEIIKNFTKKANSAIVVLHDLNLAAQFADKILLMKSGKVSAYGTPQEVFTADNISQAYNFPCTICEHPITHNPMIIFG; this is encoded by the coding sequence ATGATCAAGGCACATCAGATTAATTATAAACATAAAGAATTCCATATCCTGGAGGGCATAGATGTTTCTTTGGGATATGGAGAATTCCTCGCTATTGTAGGACCTAACGGAGCAGGAAAATCAAGTCTTCTGAGTATTTTGGCAGATGAAGTAAGATCCGGAAAACAAAAGGTTGTGTTTAAAGACAAACCAATCCGGAACTGGAATGTAAAAGAGCTTTCCATGCATAAGGCAAAATTTTCACAGCACAACAGTAATGATATCCCTCTTGATGTAAAAGATGTGGTCATGATGGGGAGATATCCCTATTTTGATGCTCAGCCCGGTCAGGAAGACTTTGAAGCAATGAACAGTATGATGTATGAAACGGATATTTTTCATCTGAAGGAAAGAGAATATAATACTTTATCAGGAGGGGAAAAACAACGGGTGCACCTCTCCAGGGTAATGGCACAATTGCAGAACGGAATTGCCCATAAGCTGGTATTTCTGGATGAACCCTTGAATAATCTGGATATCAAACATCAATATAAAGCGCTTGAGATCATCAAAAACTTTACTAAAAAAGCAAACAGTGCCATCGTTGTACTGCATGACCTGAATCTTGCCGCGCAATTTGCCGATAAAATCTTATTGATGAAATCGGGGAAAGTTTCCGCTTATGGAACCCCGCAGGAAGTTTTTACAGCAGACAATATCAGCCAGGCTTATAATTTTCCCTGCACGATCTGCGAACACCCTATTACTCATAACCCAATGATCATTTTTGGATAA
- a CDS encoding class I SAM-dependent methyltransferase, with protein MEKEELKNLAKHLANPQGDKGIEIGEMMNATNISMTLESARMLLIEDHDRILEIGHGNAGHLKNILSLAKDLHYTGVDISETMYNEARKLNKEFEAQAQFVLYGGEKLPFEDQSFDKIFTVNTVYFWKNPVEFLNEIWRVLKDNGTFVLTFGQKKFMEKLPFTEYNFTLYSNSEMEQLVSKSSFKRMKISEKEEEIKSKTGDETIQRIYTVLTIKK; from the coding sequence ATGGAAAAAGAAGAATTAAAAAACCTCGCGAAGCATCTCGCCAATCCTCAGGGAGATAAAGGAATAGAGATCGGAGAAATGATGAATGCCACGAACATCAGCATGACGTTAGAAAGCGCCAGAATGCTTCTCATAGAAGACCATGACAGGATTCTTGAAATCGGACACGGAAATGCAGGACACCTGAAAAATATTTTGTCCCTTGCTAAAGATTTACATTATACAGGAGTCGATATCTCCGAAACTATGTACAATGAAGCCAGAAAATTAAACAAGGAATTTGAGGCACAGGCACAATTTGTATTGTATGGTGGGGAAAAGCTCCCTTTTGAAGACCAAAGTTTTGATAAAATTTTTACCGTCAATACCGTTTATTTCTGGAAAAATCCCGTAGAATTTCTCAATGAGATCTGGAGGGTTTTAAAGGATAACGGAACTTTTGTTCTCACATTCGGACAAAAAAAGTTCATGGAAAAACTACCGTTTACAGAGTACAATTTTACCTTGTACAGCAATAGCGAAATGGAACAGCTGGTTTCAAAAAGTTCTTTTAAAAGAATGAAAATTTCTGAAAAAGAAGAAGAAATCAAAAGCAAAACAGGAGACGAAACCATACAAAGAATATATACAGTTTTAACCATAAAAAAATAA
- a CDS encoding hemin-degrading factor yields the protein MSTLINDLKEKWEALKADNPHVRIRNAAAQLGVNEAELLVTGVGEGVTVLQPDFSAILTEVEKLGKVMALTRNDECVHERKGIYQNGDFSSPHAQLFVGEDIDLRIFLNHWKFAFAVVEGDKKSLQFFGKDGLALHKIYLTKDSNEEAFDAIVEKFRAEDQDQTFTFENVAPKQAEKPDTEIDREGFKKAWTELKDTHDFFMMTRKFGVSRTQALRLAPEGFAQKIDNAKVVNVLEDASEKNTPIMVFVGNRGIIQIHTGNVKKTLWHQQWFNVMDPDFNLHLDVTKIAEAWIVKKPTEDGEVTAIEVFNKEGDFIVQFFGKRKPGIPELQEWKDLVAALEK from the coding sequence ATGAGCACATTAATTAATGATTTAAAGGAAAAATGGGAGGCTCTGAAAGCAGACAATCCACATGTAAGAATAAGAAATGCGGCTGCCCAATTGGGAGTAAATGAAGCCGAATTATTAGTTACAGGAGTAGGAGAAGGGGTCACTGTGCTACAACCGGACTTTTCTGCCATTCTTACTGAAGTGGAAAAATTGGGAAAAGTAATGGCACTTACCCGTAATGATGAATGTGTTCATGAAAGAAAAGGAATATATCAGAACGGTGATTTCAGCAGCCCCCACGCCCAGCTTTTTGTAGGTGAAGATATTGACCTTAGGATTTTCCTGAACCACTGGAAGTTTGCTTTTGCTGTAGTGGAAGGAGATAAGAAAAGCTTACAGTTTTTTGGAAAAGACGGATTAGCACTGCATAAAATTTATCTAACTAAAGACAGTAATGAAGAAGCTTTTGACGCCATTGTGGAAAAATTCAGGGCAGAAGACCAGGATCAGACTTTTACATTTGAAAATGTAGCTCCGAAACAGGCAGAAAAGCCGGACACTGAAATTGATAGAGAAGGATTCAAAAAAGCATGGACAGAACTAAAAGATACCCATGATTTTTTTATGATGACCAGAAAATTCGGAGTAAGCAGAACCCAGGCATTAAGATTGGCTCCCGAAGGTTTTGCTCAAAAAATTGATAATGCCAAAGTGGTAAATGTTCTTGAAGATGCTTCTGAAAAAAATACCCCCATCATGGTATTTGTAGGAAACAGAGGAATTATCCAGATCCATACCGGGAATGTAAAGAAAACCCTTTGGCACCAGCAATGGTTCAATGTGATGGATCCAGATTTCAACTTACACCTGGATGTTACAAAGATTGCAGAAGCATGGATTGTGAAAAAGCCGACAGAAGACGGAGAAGTAACAGCTATTGAAGTATTCAACAAAGAAGGAGATTTCATCGTCCAGTTCTTCGGAAAAAGAAAACCCGGGATTCCGGAACTGCAGGAGTGGAAAGACCTTGTTGCAGCATTAGAAAAATAA
- a CDS encoding ChaN family lipoprotein: protein MKNIFIMVLLAGLCSLKGQDFKAYQFYDKKGKEITTEKLVRELAGYDVVFFGENHNSSINHWLQLKITEALYEKKKGQLILGAEMFERDNQAQLDQYLSGKFDAKTLKDSARLWNNYATDYKPLVDFAKNKKLNFIATNIPRKYASQTAKEGLQSLNTLNEKEKTYIARLPIQVTLDTPGYPEMKAMMGDHAEGTKVMNFISAQAIKDATMAESILKNRQEGKTFIHYNGNYHSKEFGGIYWYIRQKNPTLKMAVISVFESEDPELNIPAKDYIPTDFNLIIPADMAKTF from the coding sequence ATGAAGAATATTTTCATAATGGTTTTACTTGCCGGGCTCTGTTCTTTGAAAGGTCAGGATTTCAAAGCTTACCAGTTTTATGATAAAAAAGGGAAAGAAATAACAACAGAAAAATTAGTCAGAGAACTTGCCGGATATGATGTCGTTTTTTTTGGAGAAAACCATAACAGCTCTATCAATCACTGGCTTCAGCTGAAAATTACGGAAGCTTTATATGAAAAGAAAAAGGGACAGCTTATACTGGGAGCGGAAATGTTTGAAAGGGATAACCAGGCTCAGCTTGATCAATACCTGAGCGGAAAATTTGATGCCAAGACCCTGAAAGATTCTGCACGCCTCTGGAATAATTATGCAACAGATTATAAACCACTGGTAGATTTTGCTAAAAATAAAAAACTGAATTTTATTGCGACCAATATTCCCCGGAAATATGCATCCCAGACAGCAAAAGAAGGACTGCAGTCATTAAATACCCTAAATGAAAAAGAGAAAACTTATATTGCCCGGCTGCCAATCCAAGTAACATTAGATACTCCCGGATATCCGGAAATGAAGGCGATGATGGGAGATCATGCAGAAGGAACAAAAGTGATGAACTTTATTTCGGCACAAGCCATAAAAGACGCCACCATGGCAGAATCTATTCTCAAAAACCGGCAGGAAGGAAAGACTTTTATCCACTATAACGGAAACTACCACAGTAAAGAATTCGGAGGAATCTACTGGTATATCAGGCAGAAAAACCCAACCCTGAAAATGGCGGTAATTTCGGTTTTTGAATCCGAAGACCCGGAACTGAACATACCCGCAAAAGACTATATCCCAACAGACTTTAATCTGATTATTCCAGCTGATATGGCGAAGACTTTCTAG
- a CDS encoding peptide deformylase has product MKKIAILFIFWVTFFNAQKLTSEEVSLINQGNTSTALPIYQTTNAVQHKTLLGLSTEIDPQDPNTAILVKRMKESLLSTDGGVGIAAPQVGINRKVIWVQRFDKEGAPLEYFINPVIVWKSDLQNLGPEGDLSIPDFRDQFYRSKVIQLEYADLKGQRYSEIVEGFTAVIFQHEIDHLFGILISDKKEKEKNDSYKKVDAYQKSDLNKR; this is encoded by the coding sequence ATGAAAAAAATAGCCATTCTGTTTATCTTTTGGGTCACCTTTTTTAATGCACAAAAGTTGACTTCAGAGGAAGTTTCCCTTATTAATCAAGGGAATACCAGTACAGCGTTACCAATTTACCAGACCACCAATGCTGTTCAACATAAAACATTACTGGGGCTTTCCACAGAAATTGATCCGCAGGATCCCAATACTGCAATTCTGGTAAAAAGAATGAAGGAATCCCTTCTTTCTACTGACGGCGGAGTAGGAATTGCTGCGCCACAGGTGGGCATCAACAGGAAAGTGATTTGGGTACAACGTTTTGATAAAGAAGGGGCACCATTAGAATATTTCATCAATCCGGTGATTGTATGGAAGTCTGACCTGCAGAATCTTGGGCCTGAAGGAGATTTATCCATCCCTGATTTCAGAGACCAGTTTTACAGAAGCAAGGTAATCCAACTGGAATATGCAGATCTGAAAGGACAACGATATTCTGAAATCGTAGAAGGTTTTACCGCAGTGATTTTCCAGCACGAAATTGACCACCTTTTCGGAATCCTGATTTCCGATAAAAAAGAAAAAGAAAAAAACGATTCATATAAAAAAGTAGATGCTTATCAGAAAAGTGACCTGAATAAGAGATAA
- a CDS encoding organic hydroperoxide resistance protein: MKTLYTTKVTATGGRNGQVKSENGVLNLEVRMPKALGGANDDFLNPEMLFAAGYSACFDSALNRVISLSKIQTGETTVTAQVSIGQLENGGFGLAAELDVNIPGVSLEEAQSLTEKAHQICPYSNATRNNIEVKLSVTNNG, translated from the coding sequence ATGAAAACGTTATATACAACAAAAGTTACTGCTACCGGAGGAAGAAACGGGCAGGTAAAAAGTGAAAACGGAGTATTAAATCTTGAGGTAAGAATGCCGAAAGCTTTAGGAGGGGCAAATGATGACTTCCTAAATCCTGAGATGCTCTTTGCAGCAGGATATTCGGCTTGCTTTGACAGTGCCCTGAACAGAGTGATCAGTTTATCTAAAATACAAACAGGTGAAACAACGGTTACCGCTCAGGTCAGCATAGGCCAGCTTGAAAACGGTGGTTTCGGGTTGGCAGCAGAACTGGATGTTAATATCCCGGGAGTTTCTCTTGAAGAAGCGCAATCTTTAACGGAAAAGGCGCACCAAATCTGTCCTTATTCCAATGCAACCAGAAATAATATAGAGGTTAAGCTTTCAGTAACCAATAACGGTTAA
- a CDS encoding MarR family winged helix-turn-helix transcriptional regulator has translation MENPDTPRLENQICFPLYVIAKEITGLYRPFLDELDITYPQYLVMMILWEGDGLTVTHIGEKLFLDSGTLTPLLKRLESKGLIIRKRKKEDERVVEVFLNEAGRQLRKKACEIPGKIQKKIDIQPEELLQLKETVLKILNKIEK, from the coding sequence ATGGAAAATCCGGATACCCCAAGATTAGAAAACCAGATCTGCTTTCCCTTATACGTGATTGCCAAAGAAATCACAGGGCTTTACCGTCCTTTTCTTGATGAGCTTGACATCACTTATCCGCAGTATCTTGTTATGATGATATTATGGGAAGGTGACGGGCTTACCGTAACGCATATTGGAGAAAAGCTGTTTCTGGACAGTGGAACTTTAACGCCTCTCCTCAAAAGACTGGAGTCTAAGGGACTTATCATCAGAAAGCGAAAAAAAGAAGACGAAAGGGTGGTTGAGGTATTTTTAAATGAAGCTGGCCGGCAACTCCGTAAAAAGGCATGCGAGATTCCTGGAAAAATTCAGAAAAAAATTGATATACAGCCTGAAGAACTGCTGCAGCTTAAAGAAACAGTTTTAAAAATATTAAACAAAATAGAAAAATAA
- a CDS encoding NAD(P)H-dependent oxidoreductase — protein sequence MSLIEDLNWRHAVKAYDPTKKVSEKDLNTILEAARLAPTSSGLQPFRIIVVENQELKEKMVAGSLNPEVMRDSSHVLVFAAWDSYSNEKIDKVYDYHTDVRDLPRGRFGSYTDKIKEIYGAQTPEQHFAHTARQTYIALGIALAQAAELKIDSTPAEGFSNQVVDEVLGLKELGLKSVSLLYLGYRDEANDWLSSMKKVRIPMDEFIIKK from the coding sequence ATGTCATTAATAGAAGATCTAAACTGGAGACATGCTGTAAAAGCTTACGATCCCACTAAAAAAGTATCTGAAAAAGATTTAAATACCATCCTGGAAGCGGCAAGACTGGCTCCTACTTCTTCGGGACTACAGCCTTTCCGTATTATTGTTGTAGAAAATCAGGAACTGAAAGAAAAAATGGTAGCCGGCTCTTTAAATCCTGAAGTTATGAGAGATTCTTCTCATGTACTGGTATTCGCAGCGTGGGACAGTTATTCCAACGAAAAGATTGATAAAGTATATGATTATCATACGGATGTAAGAGATCTTCCGAGAGGGCGTTTTGGTAGTTATACGGATAAAATCAAAGAAATCTATGGAGCCCAGACTCCAGAACAGCATTTTGCGCATACTGCCCGCCAGACTTATATTGCCTTAGGTATTGCCCTTGCACAGGCGGCAGAACTTAAGATCGACAGCACCCCGGCAGAGGGATTCAGCAATCAGGTGGTAGATGAAGTATTGGGATTAAAGGAATTAGGTCTGAAAAGTGTGAGTCTTTTATACCTTGGGTACCGTGACGAAGCTAATGACTGGCTGTCTTCTATGAAGAAAGTCCGCATACCAATGGATGAATTTATCATAAAAAAGTAA
- a CDS encoding SDR family oxidoreductase, giving the protein MQRFKNKTALITGGTSGMGFATAQRFVEEGGSVIITGRSENTVNSALENLGSQASGIVSDAGSVNDLMNLQAAVKKYTDRIDLLFANAGYGRFASVTDVDVKDFDELFNILVKGSFFTVQQILPLMNSGSSVIFNTSVATDIAMANFSVYSAAKSAVQSFIKTFAVELTERNIRVNGVSPGHIKTNIFNNTGLNREQIEAAVQGIIPAIPFKRLGDPVEIADVVLFLASEEASYIHGAEIKVDAGISVIR; this is encoded by the coding sequence ATGCAAAGATTTAAAAACAAAACAGCTTTGATTACAGGAGGAACAAGCGGAATGGGCTTTGCAACTGCCCAAAGGTTTGTAGAAGAAGGAGGCTCTGTAATCATTACGGGAAGAAGTGAAAACACTGTTAACAGTGCTTTGGAAAATCTGGGAAGTCAAGCTTCAGGAATTGTTTCTGATGCAGGAAGCGTCAATGATCTGATGAATTTGCAGGCAGCAGTGAAAAAATATACAGACCGGATTGATCTGCTTTTTGCCAATGCCGGTTATGGAAGATTTGCTTCTGTCACAGATGTTGATGTAAAAGATTTTGATGAGCTTTTTAATATATTGGTGAAAGGGTCATTTTTTACAGTCCAGCAAATACTCCCATTGATGAATAGCGGAAGTTCTGTAATTTTTAACACTTCCGTAGCTACTGATATTGCAATGGCTAATTTTTCAGTATATTCTGCTGCAAAGTCGGCAGTACAGTCTTTTATTAAAACCTTTGCAGTAGAACTTACTGAGCGTAACATTCGTGTAAACGGAGTGAGTCCCGGACATATCAAAACCAATATTTTTAACAATACGGGGCTGAACAGGGAACAAATTGAAGCTGCGGTTCAGGGGATTATTCCTGCCATACCTTTTAAAAGGCTGGGCGATCCGGTGGAAATTGCTGATGTAGTACTGTTTCTTGCGTCAGAAGAGGCTTCCTACATCCATGGTGCCGAAATCAAAGTAGACGCCGGAATCTCTGTGATACGGTAA
- a CDS encoding protein-glutamine glutaminase produces the protein MKNFFLSMMVFATMLSFNACSDAGANQDQGLNTTESGEIAMKDFGRTVPVGIDEENGTFKVSFIISAQPYTIKASKENEKYISMIRQAVKDESPVHVFLKPNSNEIAKVEKGTDEDIRFFRSALTKEERSDNTARRLATVIPDVATLNSLFAQIKSQSCGTSTASSPCITFRYPVDGCYARAHKMRQILNNAGYECEKQFVYGSLRASTGTCCVSWVYHVAILVSFKNASGIVEKRIIDPSLNSTGPITDTAWRSACTNSTCGSTSVSSYANTAGNVYYRSPSGSLLYDNNYVNTNCVLTTFSSLSGCSPSPAPSVGHCGF, from the coding sequence ATGAAAAACTTTTTTTTATCCATGATGGTATTTGCCACAATGCTGTCATTCAATGCCTGCTCGGATGCAGGTGCTAACCAGGATCAGGGACTGAATACAACAGAGTCCGGCGAAATTGCGATGAAAGACTTCGGCAGAACTGTCCCGGTAGGGATAGATGAAGAGAATGGTACTTTTAAAGTTTCATTTATTATCAGTGCTCAACCTTATACAATAAAAGCAAGTAAGGAAAATGAGAAGTACATTTCAATGATCAGACAGGCTGTAAAGGATGAATCACCGGTTCATGTTTTTCTTAAGCCCAATTCCAATGAGATTGCAAAGGTAGAAAAAGGTACGGATGAAGATATCCGTTTTTTCAGATCTGCTCTAACGAAAGAAGAAAGAAGTGATAATACAGCCAGAAGATTGGCTACTGTTATTCCTGATGTGGCTACTTTAAACAGCTTATTTGCTCAGATCAAAAGCCAGTCTTGCGGGACTTCCACTGCTTCTTCTCCCTGCATCACTTTCAGATATCCTGTAGACGGATGCTATGCAAGAGCTCACAAAATGAGACAAATTCTGAACAATGCAGGATATGAATGTGAAAAGCAATTTGTATATGGTAGCCTGAGAGCGTCTACCGGTACATGCTGTGTATCATGGGTATACCATGTGGCTATCCTTGTAAGCTTTAAAAATGCTTCCGGAATTGTTGAAAAGAGAATCATAGATCCTTCATTAAATTCAACCGGGCCTATTACTGATACGGCATGGAGAAGCGCTTGTACCAATTCCACCTGCGGATCTACTTCTGTTTCTTCTTATGCCAATACTGCAGGAAATGTTTACTACAGAAGCCCTAGCGGTTCTTTATTGTATGATAACAACTATGTAAATACCAATTGTGTATTGACTACGTTCTCGTCTCTTTCCGGATGCTCTCCATCACCTGCACCGAGTGTAGGACACTGCGGATTCTAA
- the lipB gene encoding lipoyl(octanoyl) transferase LipB, giving the protein MNTHQNKAVEFEDLGIKEYQPAWEYQEKLMKDIIDTKIKNRDLPAEQHSITQNHLLLVEHPHVYTLGKSGHEENMLAGIDQLKKLEATYVKTNRGGDITYHGYGQIVGYPVLDLENFFTDIHLYMRNLEEVIIRTIGDYGLKGERSQGETGVWLDVGKPYARKICAMGVKASRWVTLHGFALNVNTDMRYFEYIIPCGIKDKQVTSLQRELERELTPEEMEDIKAKIRKHFADVFQAELIYK; this is encoded by the coding sequence ATGAATACACATCAAAATAAGGCAGTAGAGTTTGAAGATTTAGGAATAAAAGAATATCAGCCCGCCTGGGAATATCAGGAAAAACTGATGAAAGATATTATTGATACCAAAATAAAAAACCGGGACCTGCCGGCAGAACAGCATAGCATTACTCAGAATCACCTTCTTCTTGTGGAACATCCGCATGTCTACACCCTAGGAAAAAGCGGCCACGAAGAAAATATGCTTGCCGGGATTGATCAACTTAAAAAACTGGAAGCTACTTATGTGAAAACCAATCGTGGTGGAGATATTACTTATCATGGCTACGGACAGATTGTAGGATATCCTGTATTGGACCTTGAAAACTTTTTCACTGATATTCATTTATATATGAGAAACCTTGAGGAAGTTATTATCAGAACCATTGGTGATTATGGCCTGAAAGGAGAACGTTCCCAGGGAGAAACAGGAGTTTGGCTCGATGTAGGAAAACCTTATGCGCGAAAAATCTGTGCAATGGGAGTGAAAGCTTCCCGGTGGGTAACCCTTCATGGTTTTGCATTGAATGTGAATACGGATATGCGATATTTTGAATACATCATTCCATGCGGGATCAAAGACAAACAGGTAACTTCCTTACAAAGAGAACTTGAAAGGGAGTTGACACCTGAAGAAATGGAAGACATAAAAGCAAAAATCCGGAAACATTTTGCAGATGTTTTCCAGGCTGAACTGATTTACAAATAA